TCCGCTACCGTGGTATCAGGTTCGCTGACGTCACTTGATACCATATTAGCCTGGTCGAGACCGGTGATGGTCTGAAACGAATCTTCGATGCTTTCAGACTCGCTAAGGGAACCTCCGATGTCCCGGCGGGAATAGGCCTGTGCAGGTATTAACCCATCGACATCGCCATGTTCACGCATATTGGCGATGTAGTCGGCAATCAAGTCGTCCTCTTGGTTTCTGGAGGCCCTCACGCCTTGATGCGACTGCCGCGTCGAGTTCAGCTTGTCTTCCTCCGGACCTCTGACGCTGTCATTTTCCTTGGACATAACCGTATTTTCCACTGCTTGGATTTCTGTCTGGATCCCACCCAGGTTGAAAGGTCTATGCttcagcttctgcttctgctttCGCTGTTTATGTCTCCTTTTGTCTCTTGGGGCCTTGTTACGACCTCTGAAAAGGATGACCTCCTCACTCGAGTCAGACGGAACAGGTGACGGCGAACGTTCGGCGGGTTGAATCGGAACTTTCTCAAGCAATCGCTTGTCTCCTGTGGTATCGAGAAAGAATGGAAGTGGCGTCGGCACCTCTGCCTCGACACTATTGGTGTTGTCTTCTTCATTGACACTCTTGAGATTGGCGTCCAAACACCTATCTTGACGAGGCAATATCGCCAAGTCACCGGCAACGTCGACTAGCGTCTCATCGGGTATGCAGATTTCATCAGACGCAGAAGCAAGCttgtcgagcttgtcgagcaATGTGTCATGGTTGTCCGAAAGAATGGGGGCAACATCGGGCGTCCCTCCAGGTTGGACAGCAGCATCCTCCTTCTGCAAAATGTCCTCTAACTGCTTAAGCGGCTCTGAACTCCCGGTGTTTACAAATGTTATGGGCCGATGTCGCAGTCTCGAATCACTGCTCCACGGTGAGGAGCGATGGGCGGTGCTGCGAGCCTCATCTTGCAGGGTAAACCCTACGCAAAAGTATGTTAGTATGATCAGGCAGGATGTTAATTAAGTTGCTTTGCTCTATTGTTCACTTACCAGCAGGACCTATTCCAGGTACGGAATCTGGGGCAGATCGGTCGTTGCCACGACTTCGAGGGGCATTGCGTGGTGGCGCTCGcgcgccaccaccgcctcgcTTCCCACCGCGCGGCATGCCCTGTCCGCGCGATGAAAAAAGGACAATGGTGTTGCGCTGTAATACAGTATCCGGTATGTAAGTTGTACTGAGTCAAATCGAAGACTGTATACCTGACGGCCTTTTTGGTGAGGCAAAGTAAGTAGATAGGTTGTCGGTTCTGTGATGCAAGAGACCAAGCGAAAAATTCCCCTCTGGACCGGGAAGGATTCCCATATGACATGACCTCTGAACTGCCCACAGACCCATACTAAGGTGTCTAGCTTGCGTGCGGGTCCCTTTATCGATAAGACCAGCTAAGACAAGCATGTGTGTGGGTTGGTTGAATACGAGCCAACCTGGAAGTATCCGGCTAAGTACGGATACCTCGCCGATCAAAAGAGGATCCCAGACTCAAGTATTCCTTATCAGAAATACTGGCTATCTACGGCTTTTAGCGTTAGGAGATACCTTCTCCAACCACTTCGTGTCTCGGACCTCGTTATGACTCTCCCTTTCTCATGGAAGGGAACGTCAGGTTCACGGTTTACTGCTTAGTGCCTAGAGCGACAACCCCCACCACTCTTGACCGGTGCGTCACAGGGACGGACTATCCGCAGGCTGGGCTTCTATCGGCTACCTAGGAGTGAGCGTAGGCCGCCCTCCATCTCTCACTCAACCTTCCGCCCTCCCAAGTTGTTTTACTGTACTCATCCTTAAGGACTAATCCTTCTTGGTCCTTCAGCCTATAGAGTTGCCTAACGTACCTAGTTAGGGCGGTGCCTGTTCCATTCGTCGCTATCTACCCCGGGTATTCCCCGCCAagcacctacctacctaccttaaTCCACCGCGGTTGTCGCCCACGTTGCCCTTGCAGCTGATCACCTTCCACGCAACCACCTATCTGCCAGCCTGACCGTCTGCATCCTCCGCGAGTCTTACGATTCGACCAGTTCCAGCATCATATCTCCTCTCCCACCGGCTTGCCTATTCCCTGGTTGTGCTGCCCGCGGCCGACTCTCCAATCTACTTCTGAACAGCAGGAGAGTCCATACATTCCAGCTTCAACCGAATCAGAGCCGGCTCCTTCTTACCATCGCTTCGCTCCCGAGATTGAGTGTCCTCGACAGATCGACCTGCCGCTCTTGCAGGACGTCACAACTCGTTCAAGATTGAAGGGAATCTACTATGGCTACGGTAGACCTTGGTCGATACCGTCGCATCGTTCAGATGTTCTGGGATCCCGAACCCACTAACGAGAACGACATTCCAGTCTGGTGCTTGGGACGCTCCTACGTCCTAAACACCAAGACGGCGAAAGACACTCGCAGTGACCAAGGCCAGACTCCACCTCGGATCGATAACACTGAAAGAACAGCAGAACAAGACCTTGCCCAAGCCacagcctcggcctcggtgccgACACCAACGTACCCCAAAGGGCCTGATACCCCTCCAGAATCTGTTTCTAGCAGCTTTTCGTCTTCACTCGCTTACGATGAGGACTACTTTGCTCAGGATGGAGGATGGCCGCCCGCCTTTCTGGACGATTTCGAATCCAAATTCTGGATGACATATCGTTCCGAATTCCAGGCTATCGCAAAATCCACTGACCCCCGAGCTTCCTCGACTCTGTCCTTCTCGATGCGCATTAAGAGCCAGCTGGTCGACCAAAATGGGTTCACATCCGACAGCGGCTGGGGATGCATGATACGATCGGGTCAAAGCCTCTTAGCGAATGCGATGGCAGCTATCAATCTAGGACGCGGTATGTCGCATCCCCTTGTGGGTGGTGTTGGAATTTCAAGGCTTCTGGCTAAAACTGCAATAGACTGGCGAAGGGGTCAAAaccccgaggacgagcgcAAGCTTCTTTCTTGGTTTGCGGACGACCCGAGGGCGCCGTACTCCATCCATCAATTCGTCCAACATGGTGCGGTTGCATGCGGGAAATATCCCGGAGAGTGGTTCGGCCCGTCTGCTACTGCTCGATGCATTCAGCAAGTTGAATTGCTCCTAGGCCTGTAGACGTTGCTAATACGGCATTCCAGGGCTTTGGCCAACGCTCAAGAACAACAACCTCTTCGAGTATATTCTACTGGGGACGGTCCTGACGTTTACGAAGACAAGTTCATGGAAATTGCCAAGCCCGACGGCTCACGGTTCAATCCGACCCTCATTTTAGTTGGTACCAGGCTAGGCATCGACAAAATCACCCCGGTCTACTGGGAGGCTCTGATAGCTGCCCTTCAAATGCCACAGTCTGTGGGTATCGCAGGGTAAGTACCCCATCGCTCGGTGATAGGCTTCGTACTTACTTTCTGTGTAGTGGCCGACCTGCGTCTTCCCATTATTTCATCGGCGCGCAAGGCTCCTACCTGTTTTATCTCGATCCACATCATACCAGACCCGCGCTTCCTTTTCACACAGACCCTTCTCACTACAGCGAAGCGGATGTTGACACAGTGCATACTCGACGCCTGCGGCGACTTCATGTGCGGGAACTTGATCCTAGCATGCTTGTTGGCTTTCTAATTCGGGATGAGGACGACTGGGCTGAGTGGAGGCGGAATGTGAAGCATGTTCAGGGCAAAGCCGTGATCCATGTTGCCGACCGTGATCCCGTGCCGAGAGGAGGCGAGGACGAAAGAGATGGCGCTATTGACGAAGTGGAGATACTcagcgatgatgacggcgataCCGTCTTGAATGCCTAGGGCGGATAGCTGTGTAAGAGCAACCTACCGACAAGTGTTCTGGATGGTTTTATTTTAGGCGTTGGCAACTGCACTGAGGTATATCAGTCGATATATGATTTCACCCTCTGTTGTCGTAGTTTGGCGAGGCATGGGCACATCCGAGGACTGGAAAGTACACCATCACAGGCGAACAGGAGGTCCAAGCCACTGAATAAGGTCGGGCAACAACGGATTGGGTGCATTTAGTATTTTTGGTTCTGAGTCTTAACCTGTCCCTCCCGTTCTTGGACAGTCATCATGGGTGTTGACGGCAGATGTTTAAAGTAGATGGCAGCTAACCTAGCGCTTCTTTCTCTTATCGTCTGCTGTGGGTTTTGCAACAGGTGCGGCGTGATCGAGATCCCGGATGTGCGCAAAGAGCTTTGTCTTGGAGGTGAAGGAATTCTCGCAAACACCACAGGTATGCTAATAGACCGGCGTCAACTACGAAATTATATCCCATAGCAGTCGTTCTAAAAACTCACCTTGCCAGCCTGAGTCGCTTCGGCCATCTGACGGGCCGCTCGTTTTTCACGTTTCGCCTTGGCTTTGCCAACCTTTTTGGATGGTATCCGGCTATCGTCCTGCTgttcaccgtcgtcgtcgcctaGCGACAGGCTTTCTAGGCTGGCTGATACTTCTGCGGGGTTAGGTTTTGATGCGTCGTATCGTCCTGTCCCAGTTAGGGGGTTTTGGTCGGCAAATAGTCTCTTCTCGACGTCAGCTCGCGAGGCATACTCGTCGCCTCCCAGAGGTTCGGATGTGGTGTCAGACAATTCGGCTTCTTCGGTGCGCAGTTCTGACTCAACCGGGTCTTCATCGTTGCCCTTTACAGGCTTGATATTTGGTtgctcgccggcgccttccAGTGCGTCCTCCACTGAAGTGCCCCTATCAGTTGCAGCAGGCGTCTCATGGAGGCTCAAGTCCAGATCCTCCTCCCTCATTTGGCGCCTCAACTGCTGCACAGCCTTGACATGTTTCTTACTTCTTTCATGCGCCTCAAACGATTTCTCACTTTTGAACGTTTTGCTACACACGACACACTCGATTTCTTCCACTTCTgaatcctcctcctcgcttTCGGGGAAATGGGCACCAGCGTCCGCTTCGTCCCGTGTCTGGGCCCAGTCGGGAACGAATGCTGCGGAAAGCCTCTCCTTGTTTGCGGCACGGGATCGGGCAGCttgagcggc
This sequence is a window from Colletotrichum higginsianum IMI 349063 chromosome 8, whole genome shotgun sequence. Protein-coding genes within it:
- a CDS encoding Cysteine protease atg4 encodes the protein MATVDLGRYRRIVQMFWDPEPTNENDIPVWCLGRSYVLNTKTAKDTRSDQGQTPPRIDNTERTAEQDLAQATASASVPTPTYPKGPDTPPESVSSSFSSSLAYDEDYFAQDGGWPPAFLDDFESKFWMTYRSEFQAIAKSTDPRASSTLSFSMRIKSQLVDQNGFTSDSGWGCMIRSGQSLLANAMAAINLGRDWRRGQNPEDERKLLSWALANAQEQQPLRVYSTGDGPDVYEDKFMEIAKPDGSRFNPTLILVGTRLGIDKITPVYWEALIAALQMPQSVGIAGGRPASSHYFIGAQGSYLFYLDPHHTRPALPFHTDPSHYSEADVDTVHTRRLRRLHVRELDPSMLVGFLIRDEDDWAEWRRNVKHVQGKAVIHVADRDPVPRGGEDERDGAIDEVEILSDDDGDTVLNA
- a CDS encoding SQS1 protein; amino-acid sequence: MPRGGKRGGGGARAPPRNAPRSRGNDRSAPDSVPGIGPAGFTLQDEARSTAHRSSPWSSDSRLRHRPITFVNTGSSEPLKQLEDILQKEDAAVQPGGTPDVAPILSDNHDTLLDKLDKLASASDEICIPDETLVDVAGDLAILPRQDRCLDANLKSVNEEDNTNSVEAEVPTPLPFFLDTTGDKRLLEKVPIQPAERSPSPVPSDSSEEVILFRGRNKAPRDKRRHKQRKQKQKLKHRPFNLGGIQTEIQAVENTVMSKENDSVRGPEEDKLNSTRQSHQGVRASRNQEDDLIADYIANMREHGDVDGLIPAQAYSRRDIGGSLSESESIEDSFQTITGLDQANMVSSDVSEPDTTVAEVDTTTQPSDAEIPQKTRKHTDMCNSTRVDDGHLAVVETDASHTAFFEQIHPEDVSPQSEPSDQNIEDDLFASAADRFANEVDDFDFMDWNRPALKRKKGKGAKGKVPVFDISDSELEGKMQAAWKNDRLKKAERKKERQALRAQGLLGKHANPEDLRTKYPHGMGLDQIADELRTFLLGTQPSLTLPPMDNHARKVIHELASKFNIKSKSTGSGDQRRPMLHRTFRTAKFADETFDMAITRVGRKYFPRNDIAVRAAVQRQSARRGGGGHAGVLYQDGEVVGGSAPELGQENKGRAMLEKMGWSSGTALGALNNKGILQPVAHVVKRSKAGLG